The following proteins come from a genomic window of Bactrocera dorsalis isolate Fly_Bdor chromosome 6, ASM2337382v1, whole genome shotgun sequence:
- the LOC105233719 gene encoding carnitine O-palmitoyltransferase 2, mitochondrial isoform X3: protein MYLRDRSPLPLNYNPLLIMKHDTKEAYQDQLLRATNLVISSMRFWRSLQADLLEPEIYHLNAKKSDTQRFKNIMCLVPERIATYAAYAFKAFPLDMSQYKRLFGVSRIPGKEKDSLVQNENSNHILVIRGGNIYSVDVLDKEGNIERPEVIFGRLHAVINKAETNGSSTVPIGTLTTINRDEWASLRQYLTDNIGGENKRLLETEIDAALFCLCLDSPNSPKYSEENFVPLLKDLLAGDGTNRWFDKSVSLIVTVDGTAAVNFEHSWGDGIAVLRYFNEIYQETINNPFAKPGIIVNHTENIKCVRSIKLKTDAYVENAIKKTILKNKHMMQQLNVNTLKYPELNKDICKSLGLSPDAIMQLSFQLAYKRAFNDYVGTYESCSTAAFRHGRTETVRPCTMATKHVCDNLGRSLAKQPHLSELYALIKQSSFVHNELTKQAAMGQGFDRHLFALRHQAKLHGKELPAIYESEAYAKINHNIISTSTLSSNALLVGSFGPVVRDGLGIAYSIQNDYCGAIVSSYENERNGKEFVDSLQTAFRDISTVLKHLVK from the exons ATGTATTTACGCGATAGAAGTCCACTGCCTCTTAATTATAATCCCTTGCTTATTATGAAACACGACACAAAAGAGGCATATCAAGACCAGTTGCTGCGCGCCACTAACTTAGTAATAAGTTCCATGAGATTTTGGCGTTCATTACAAGCAGACCTGTTAGAGCCTGAGATTTATCATCTGAATGCTAAGAAAAGCGATACACAGAGATTTAAGAATATTATGTGTCTTGTTCCTGAAAGAATAGCCACATATGCGGCTTATGCTTTCAAAGCTTTCCCTTTGGATATGAGCCAGTACAAACGACTCTTTGGAGTATCCAGAATACCAGGAAAAGAGAAAGATTCGTTAGTGCAAAATGAAAACTCAAACCATATATTAGTCATTCGTGGTGGCAATATATATTCGGTAGATGTGTTGGACAAAGAAGGAAATATAGAAAGACCAGAAGTAATTTTCGGGCGTTTACATGCGGTTATAAATAAGGCTGAAACTAACGGTAGTTCCACCGTACCCATTGGAACTTTGACTACTATTAATCGAGACGAATGGGCTAGTTTGCGCCAGTATTTAACCGATAATATAGGAGGGGAAAATAAGCGACTTCTTGAAACAGAAATTGATGCTGCTTTATTTTGCCTTTGTTTAGATTCACCTAATTCCCCAAAATACAGTGAAGAAAATTTTGTACCATTGCTCAAGGACTTGTTAGCGGGTGACGGCACAAATCG ttggTTCGATAAATCTGTATCATTAATAGTAACTGTAGATGGTACGGCAGCTGTAAATTTCGAACACTCGTGGGGCGACGGAATCGCCGTActaagatattttaatgaaatataccAAGAAACTATAAATAATCCTTTTGCAAAGCCTGGTATAATAGTTAATCATACGGAAAATATAAAGTGCGTAAGATCGATCAAACTAAAAACAGACGCATATgtagaaaatgcaataaaaaaaactatattgaaAAACAAGCATATGATGCAGCAACTGAATGTAAATACACTGAAATATCCGGAATTGAATAAAGATATATGCAAATCACTTGGTTTGAGCCCTGATGCAATAATGCAACTTTCATTTCAACTCGCATATAAAAGAGCTTTTAATGATTATGTTGGAACTTATGAATCGTGTAGTACGGCTGCATTTCGACACGGCCGCACCGAAACCGTACGTCCATGCACCATGGCGACAAAACACGTGTGTGATAACTTGGGGCGAAGTCTTGCAAAGCAGCCACATTTAAGTGAGTTATATGCCTTAATCAAACAGAGTTCCTTTGTGCATAATGAGCTAACGAAACAGGCTGCAATGGGACAAGGTTTCGACAGGCATTTGTTTGCTTTAAGACATCAAGCTAAACTCCATGGAAAAGAATTGCCTGCTATATATGAAAGTGAGGCGTATGCTAAAATCAACCACAATATCATCAGCACTTCAACCTTATCCTCCAACGCTTTGTTGGTTGGCTCTTTTGGTCCAGTGGTAAGAGATGGTTTGGGAATAGC ATATTCAATACAAAATGATTACTGTGGTGCAATAGTTTCTTCCTATGAAAATGAGCGCAACGGAAAAGAATTTGTAGATAGCTTACAAACAGCATTTCGTGATATATCCACAGTGTTAAAACATCTAGTGAAATaa